A genomic stretch from Thermoanaerobaculia bacterium includes:
- a CDS encoding ABC transporter permease — translation MVVSENIRIAFRALRANKMRSMLTTLGIIIGVAAVIAVVSIVQGLQFMITKELQGVGATYVMVLPKVEQNQGPGVLARQVKLTWDDGQAIRDRISGIRLITPLIAAPAQLVKYGERQHTVQYLFGVSQDWPEVNNHEVDQGRFFSRVDMVHRRKVAVIGQKVAEELGLTDPVGKEVYVGSLPVSIIGVMEKRGQALGQNMDDLVFIPFDTAVNLLGRSAGDQIQLRLQAVDAASVDQVKDGITQLLRQRHKIAEGQPNDFDVMLQDEILKSVGSILGMITTVIGAVVGVALLVGGIGIMNIMLVSVTERTREIGVRKAVGARRQDILVQFMIEAVTLSLVGGGIGLAAGWGLGALVSSLLPGDWPPAHVPFWAILIAVGFSAVVGIFFGIYPAGKASRLDPIDALRYE, via the coding sequence ATGGTCGTCTCCGAGAACATCCGCATCGCCTTTCGCGCCCTGCGCGCCAACAAGATGCGCTCGATGCTGACGACGCTCGGCATCATCATCGGCGTGGCGGCGGTGATCGCGGTGGTCTCGATCGTCCAGGGCCTGCAGTTCATGATCACGAAGGAGCTCCAGGGGGTCGGAGCGACGTACGTGATGGTGCTGCCGAAGGTGGAACAGAATCAGGGTCCCGGGGTCCTCGCCCGTCAGGTGAAGCTCACCTGGGATGACGGGCAGGCGATCCGCGACCGCATCTCCGGTATCCGCCTCATCACCCCGCTCATCGCCGCGCCGGCGCAGCTCGTGAAGTACGGCGAGCGCCAGCACACGGTGCAGTATCTCTTCGGCGTCTCGCAGGACTGGCCGGAGGTGAACAACCACGAGGTGGACCAGGGGCGGTTCTTCTCGCGGGTGGACATGGTGCACCGGCGGAAGGTCGCGGTGATCGGCCAGAAGGTGGCGGAGGAGCTGGGCCTCACGGATCCGGTCGGCAAGGAGGTCTACGTCGGCTCGCTGCCGGTCTCGATCATCGGCGTGATGGAGAAGCGCGGCCAGGCGCTCGGCCAGAACATGGACGACCTGGTCTTCATCCCGTTCGACACGGCGGTGAATCTGCTCGGCCGCTCGGCCGGCGACCAGATCCAGTTGCGGCTCCAGGCCGTCGACGCCGCCTCGGTGGATCAGGTGAAGGACGGCATCACGCAGCTCCTGCGCCAGCGCCACAAGATCGCCGAAGGCCAGCCGAACGACTTCGACGTCATGCTGCAGGACGAGATCCTGAAATCCGTCGGCTCGATCCTCGGCATGATCACCACGGTAATCGGCGCCGTCGTCGGCGTCGCCCTCCTCGTCGGCGGCATCGGCATCATGAACATCATGCTGGTCTCCGTGACGGAGCGCACCCGAGAGATCGGCGTCCGCAAAGCCGTTGGCGCCAGACGCCAGGACATCCTCGTCCAGTTCATGATCGAAGCCGTCACCCTGAGCCTGGTAGGAGGCGGCATAGGTCTCGCGGCAGGCTGGGGCCTCGGCGCCCTAGTCTCCTCCCTCCTCCCCGGCGACTGGCCCCCCGCCCACGTCCCCTTCTGGGCCATCCTCATCGCCGTCGGCTTCAGCGCCGTGGTCGGGATCTTCTTCGGGATCTATCCGGCGGGGAAGGCCAGTCGTCTCGATCCGATCGACGCGTTGCGGTACGAGTAG
- a CDS encoding VWA domain-containing protein, protein MRDRRLGRERLRLLLALFSFALVLLFHGAPPALGQASNGELIDVRTGFARLTVKDEGARPQSSDVQVSWKGTNQAVREVLGGPDSAIEVGIALDLSASMQRNLESMKSALREFIRSELSAADRVFIVSFSDRIELVTEGLDTSLSSIANLSIDDRPGVRPTRFFDGVDGALSHFRNSSPRAVLLVASDGCDSLNEDDAGERILHRAANLAIPVVLIAPGRRDCRNTTCKPTGSGEWACSDDVSSTIPSVRLRDRDPANPTRGPIDVPADSLTSPATMARDKFVGRLKAGGGGFLIARSDAEWTRELNTVRSLLDRQWTVVFEPSSAALQSSEVQVRVRKRSQPKTSE, encoded by the coding sequence ATGAGAGATCGGCGCCTCGGGCGCGAGCGACTGCGGCTTCTCCTGGCGCTGTTCTCGTTCGCGCTCGTCCTGCTCTTCCATGGCGCACCGCCGGCCCTGGGGCAGGCCTCGAACGGGGAGCTCATCGACGTTCGTACGGGTTTCGCGCGCCTGACCGTAAAGGATGAAGGGGCTCGGCCACAGTCTTCCGACGTCCAGGTCTCGTGGAAGGGCACGAATCAGGCCGTTCGGGAGGTTCTGGGTGGGCCCGACAGCGCGATCGAAGTTGGCATTGCACTCGACCTCTCGGCGAGCATGCAACGGAACCTGGAGTCGATGAAGAGCGCGCTCCGCGAATTCATCCGATCGGAGCTATCCGCGGCCGACCGTGTATTCATCGTGAGCTTCTCGGATCGAATCGAGCTCGTGACGGAAGGTCTCGACACTTCGCTGAGCTCGATCGCGAATTTGTCGATCGACGACCGGCCAGGAGTTCGGCCCACCCGATTCTTCGATGGCGTGGACGGAGCGCTATCGCACTTTCGGAACTCCTCCCCCCGCGCCGTCTTGCTGGTCGCGTCCGACGGCTGCGACTCATTGAACGAGGACGACGCCGGCGAGCGCATCCTCCATCGTGCCGCCAACCTGGCGATTCCCGTCGTCCTGATCGCTCCTGGCCGCCGAGATTGCCGCAACACGACCTGCAAGCCGACAGGTTCGGGCGAGTGGGCCTGTTCCGATGACGTGTCGTCGACCATCCCCAGCGTCCGTCTTCGCGACCGGGACCCCGCCAACCCGACCCGCGGACCCATCGACGTTCCCGCGGACTCCCTGACCTCGCCAGCCACGATGGCCCGCGACAAGTTCGTCGGCCGCCTCAAAGCCGGCGGAGGAGGCTTCCTTATCGCCCGGTCGGACGCCGAATGGACTCGAGAGCTCAACACTGTCCGCTCCCTCCTCGACCGCCAATGGACCGTCGTCTTCGAACCCAGTTCAGCGGCGCTCCAGAGCTCAGAAGTGCAGGTCAGAGTCCGCAAGCGCTCTCAGCCCAAGACGTCCGAGTGA